From one Gracilibacillus salinarum genomic stretch:
- a CDS encoding MBL fold metallo-hydrolase, with protein MDQEHKEKWEELERDFDHAVPEEISPDIAYYRTLLANVIMIGAPNDSEWILVDAGIKKYQDRILHACEQRYGNKPPAAIILTHGHFDHIGSVKKLVDHWQVPVYIHQNEMDFVTGITPYPPGDPTVGGGMISLLSTIFPTKPDHLEGIVSPLPNDGSIPYLSEWKYIETFGHTPGHISLFREKDRVLIAGDAISTEKAESSFSVFFPIQHVYGPPAYFTQDWAQAELSVHTINELEPDIVIAGHGLPMQGETMKQELSYLAEHFQAQAIPKHKRN; from the coding sequence ATGGATCAAGAACATAAGGAAAAATGGGAAGAACTCGAACGAGACTTTGATCATGCAGTACCGGAAGAGATTTCTCCTGATATAGCTTATTATCGAACGTTACTGGCAAATGTGATTATGATTGGTGCTCCAAATGATAGTGAATGGATTTTAGTCGATGCCGGTATAAAAAAATACCAAGACCGGATTTTGCATGCGTGTGAACAACGGTATGGCAACAAACCGCCAGCCGCGATTATTCTAACACACGGACATTTCGATCATATCGGGTCCGTCAAAAAACTGGTTGATCATTGGCAAGTACCTGTATATATTCATCAAAACGAAATGGATTTTGTAACAGGCATTACGCCTTATCCGCCAGGTGATCCTACTGTCGGCGGCGGAATGATATCGTTACTGTCCACCATATTTCCTACTAAACCAGATCACTTGGAAGGCATCGTTTCTCCCTTACCCAACGACGGAAGCATACCTTATTTATCGGAATGGAAATATATTGAGACATTTGGACACACACCTGGTCATATCAGTCTTTTTCGCGAAAAAGATCGTGTGCTTATTGCAGGAGACGCAATCTCAACGGAAAAAGCGGAGTCATCCTTTTCTGTGTTTTTTCCCATTCAACACGTGTACGGACCCCCTGCTTACTTTACGCAGGACTGGGCTCAAGCAGAACTATCCGTACACACCATCAATGAATTAGAACCCGATATCGTTATCGCCGGCCACGGGCTGCCGATGCAAGGAGAAACCATGAAACAGGAGCTTAGCTATTTAGCTGAACATTTTCAGGCACAGGCAATTCCTAAGCATAAAAGAAACTAA
- a CDS encoding YpjP family protein, whose amino-acid sequence MKKLTVLLITILTLGLYVPPIYIDADIDKGEVEPSEDQAKQLDDQVVEDTSDVVLEDSNQLYLQELDKQAEELVFEKLGKISTKIDTELNQVVLPNLEAVLHDIYEQIGEEESQYLMIKEEPSAGYGERIFNLYDAKQKQNVAKFHVNRVKRPSDGYYFQFHYHLFNDQFEEHIPLAEVYWGKNTPPQWMM is encoded by the coding sequence ATGAAGAAACTGACAGTCTTATTAATAACAATCCTAACACTGGGTCTATATGTACCGCCGATCTATATTGATGCCGATATCGATAAAGGCGAAGTTGAACCGAGTGAAGATCAAGCAAAACAATTGGATGATCAGGTTGTAGAGGATACGAGTGACGTCGTCCTTGAAGACTCGAATCAACTCTACTTACAAGAATTAGATAAGCAAGCGGAAGAATTAGTGTTTGAAAAATTAGGGAAAATATCAACTAAAATTGATACTGAACTGAATCAAGTCGTGTTACCAAACTTGGAAGCAGTATTACACGATATATATGAACAAATTGGCGAAGAGGAAAGCCAATATTTAATGATAAAAGAAGAGCCTTCTGCTGGATATGGTGAACGTATATTTAACTTATATGACGCCAAGCAAAAGCAGAATGTTGCCAAGTTTCATGTTAATCGAGTGAAAAGACCATCGGATGGTTACTATTTTCAATTTCACTATCATCTATTCAATGATCAATTCGAAGAACATATTCCATTAGCAGAAGTGTACTGGGGTAAAAATACGCCACCGCAATGGATGATGTGA
- the metA gene encoding homoserine O-acetyltransferase MetA gives MPIKVPDLLPAKGKLQEENIFVMDESRAFTQDIRPLKILILNLMPLKQQTETHLLRLLGNSPLQIDIGLLHTSTHTSKNTSPEHMKQFYKSIEDVKQNKYDGLIITGAPIEKLPYEEVKYWDELSQIMEWSKTNVTSTLHICWGAMAGLYYHFNIDKYIMPTKLSGIYPHTLNDPREKLLSGFDEEFMVPHSRNADIRKEDIENTPGLKILSESDKAGVYLVASTDGKQIFVTGHPEYDSQTLKKEFDRDTAAGLHPQIPEDYFPDDDPEQIPKLRWRTHSNMLISNWLNYYVYQETPYEL, from the coding sequence ATGCCTATAAAAGTACCGGATTTATTACCAGCTAAGGGAAAATTACAAGAAGAGAATATATTCGTTATGGATGAAAGCAGGGCATTTACACAAGATATACGGCCATTAAAAATATTAATTTTAAATTTAATGCCATTAAAACAACAAACAGAGACACACCTTCTGCGCCTACTTGGGAATAGTCCGTTACAAATTGATATTGGACTTTTGCATACAAGTACGCATACATCGAAGAACACATCACCGGAGCATATGAAACAGTTTTATAAATCGATAGAAGATGTAAAACAGAATAAGTATGATGGATTAATTATAACAGGAGCACCTATTGAAAAGCTTCCGTACGAAGAAGTAAAGTATTGGGATGAACTCTCGCAAATTATGGAATGGAGTAAAACAAATGTCACCTCAACCTTGCATATTTGCTGGGGAGCGATGGCTGGATTGTATTATCATTTCAATATCGATAAATATATTATGCCAACAAAACTATCGGGTATTTATCCGCATACACTGAATGATCCTCGAGAGAAATTATTAAGTGGATTTGATGAAGAGTTTATGGTTCCGCATTCTCGTAATGCGGATATTCGCAAAGAAGATATAGAGAATACACCCGGCTTAAAGATTTTAAGTGAATCGGATAAGGCGGGGGTATATCTGGTAGCTTCTACGGATGGAAAGCAAATATTTGTCACTGGTCACCCTGAGTATGATTCACAAACGCTGAAGAAGGAATTCGATCGAGACACAGCGGCAGGGTTACACCCACAAATTCCAGAAGATTATTTTCCGGATGACGATCCGGAACAGATACCAAAACTGCGATGGAGAACGCATTCCAATATGCTAATTTCCAACTGGTTAAACTATTATGTATATCAGGAAACACCATATGAATTATAA
- a CDS encoding carboxymuconolactone decarboxylase family protein produces the protein MESTNGINYFDQAIDDYKRGTTKLQDQLPEMMRGFFHFTEEAFKEGSIDRKTKQLMALAISIYAQDEYCIIYHTKGAVEHGADKKEIMETLAISTALGGGAAFAQAVTLAIDTYDHYQERMH, from the coding sequence ATGGAAAGTACGAACGGAATCAACTACTTTGATCAGGCAATCGACGATTACAAACGTGGCACAACCAAATTACAAGACCAATTACCAGAAATGATGAGGGGCTTTTTTCATTTTACTGAGGAAGCTTTTAAAGAAGGATCGATAGATAGGAAAACCAAGCAATTAATGGCACTGGCGATCAGTATCTATGCCCAGGATGAGTATTGTATTATCTACCATACAAAAGGGGCTGTCGAGCATGGCGCGGACAAAAAAGAAATAATGGAAACCTTAGCAATAAGCACAGCACTTGGCGGTGGAGCAGCATTCGCCCAAGCAGTCACACTTGCAATCGACACCTATGATCATTATCAGGAACGCATGCATTAA
- a CDS encoding CDGSH iron-sulfur domain-containing protein: MCEEKANKVQLKVRDNGSILVTGDVELVDAEGNPFPTKQKFSLCRCGASKNKPFCDGSHKEIDFQDQIRAK, encoded by the coding sequence ATGTGTGAAGAAAAAGCGAATAAAGTACAATTAAAAGTAAGAGATAATGGCTCAATCTTAGTAACGGGAGATGTGGAACTGGTAGATGCGGAAGGTAATCCGTTCCCTACGAAACAGAAATTTTCATTATGCCGCTGCGGTGCATCGAAAAATAAGCCGTTTTGTGACGGATCTCATAAAGAAATTGATTTTCAGGATCAGATTAGAGCGAAATAA
- a CDS encoding ammonium transporter codes for MEMVLMDNLWVIIGTFLVLLMLGGFILLEAGSTRMKNAGHIAGKTIFTAGIGSLVFWAVGYGFIYGEGNWFIGMSNFFYGDTSFSGDGLSPAVDFMFQMMFALIALTIAFGGFAERAKLSAYVVFAVLFSALVYPVVAHWIWGGGWLADHGKQDFAGSTVVHLTGAMAALAATIILKPRIGKYNKDGSSNDIAGHNQVYTALAVLLLWVGWFGFNGASTFGVSDAFFGFVILNTQLAAAAGAVAAMLLVWALTGKADVPTTLNGALAGLVAITASCGFVDPWAAVVIGAVGGLIVYASMKFFDRARIDDPIFALSVHGTVGVWGTISTGFFATQPLSTGMDWGQPGLFYGGGFEQLGVQILGVAASGAYAFVVSFIILKVMDKVMGGLRVSEEEEIIGLDLSEHGSYGYPENIPHPSEQKADKINA; via the coding sequence ATGGAAATGGTACTTATGGATAATTTATGGGTCATTATTGGTACTTTCTTAGTTTTATTAATGCTTGGTGGATTTATCTTACTTGAGGCTGGTTCTACCAGAATGAAAAACGCTGGTCATATCGCAGGTAAAACAATTTTTACAGCTGGTATCGGTTCTTTGGTATTCTGGGCAGTCGGTTACGGATTTATTTACGGAGAAGGAAACTGGTTTATCGGAATGTCCAATTTCTTTTACGGTGACACAAGTTTCAGCGGTGACGGATTATCCCCAGCTGTAGACTTCATGTTCCAAATGATGTTCGCACTTATTGCTTTAACTATTGCATTTGGTGGTTTTGCAGAGCGTGCTAAACTGTCTGCATATGTAGTATTTGCTGTTCTTTTCTCGGCGTTAGTATATCCGGTAGTTGCTCACTGGATTTGGGGTGGCGGCTGGTTAGCGGATCATGGTAAACAAGATTTCGCGGGTTCAACCGTTGTACACTTAACAGGTGCGATGGCGGCATTAGCTGCTACTATTATCTTAAAACCTCGAATTGGTAAATACAATAAAGATGGTTCGTCTAATGATATCGCAGGTCATAACCAAGTGTATACAGCATTAGCCGTATTACTACTTTGGGTAGGTTGGTTTGGATTTAACGGTGCAAGTACATTTGGTGTATCAGACGCATTCTTCGGATTTGTTATTTTAAACACGCAATTAGCAGCGGCTGCTGGTGCGGTTGCGGCAATGTTACTTGTTTGGGCTTTAACTGGTAAAGCAGACGTTCCAACTACGTTAAATGGTGCATTAGCAGGTTTAGTTGCCATTACGGCATCTTGTGGTTTCGTAGATCCTTGGGCGGCAGTCGTAATCGGTGCTGTTGGTGGTTTGATTGTATATGCTAGTATGAAATTCTTTGATCGTGCTAGAATTGACGATCCGATCTTCGCTTTATCAGTACACGGTACAGTTGGTGTTTGGGGTACTATCTCAACAGGTTTCTTCGCTACACAGCCATTGTCAACGGGAATGGATTGGGGTCAGCCAGGTTTATTCTACGGTGGTGGATTCGAACAGTTAGGTGTTCAAATCCTTGGTGTTGCAGCGAGTGGTGCTTACGCATTTGTTGTATCATTCATTATCTTAAAAGTGATGGATAAAGTAATGGGTGGACTTCGTGTATCAGAAGAAGAAGAGATCATTGGTCTTGACTTAAGTGAACACGGCAGTTACGGTTACCCAGAAAATATTCCACATCCAAGCGAGCAAAAAGCGGATAAGATAAATGCATAG
- a CDS encoding DUF294 nucleotidyltransferase-like domain-containing protein encodes MNFTDIKDFREAHIHQQSNHDNLNEFHDDIMRKTVQLAMKKMEDEQGEIPAPFAFFLMGSAGRSEQSIWSDQDHGIVFDGSESYQHYFLQLGEKIVEGLEIAGYERCDGKVMSSESRWTKSVDEWKEQVVNWLEEESWQSLRHFSTFFDSRVLLGEADLLQELKEETFQYIDNNPKVIPRLVDNVDFIRKGVGVFGQLLPEQSGKMSGQINIKTTTLFPYINSLRLLALCNDFNQAPTMSRFENLKSKYPFLSDYQMLFKNLLAFKFEFTNDVEEYEEVHYIPLKDLSKRHKQELKEFMKKGTELFDRTKHTIEEECSK; translated from the coding sequence ATGAACTTTACAGACATAAAAGATTTTCGTGAAGCGCATATTCATCAGCAAAGCAACCACGATAATTTAAATGAATTTCATGATGATATTATGCGCAAAACGGTACAATTAGCAATGAAGAAGATGGAGGATGAGCAGGGGGAAATCCCTGCTCCCTTCGCTTTTTTTCTAATGGGTAGTGCAGGCAGAAGTGAACAATCTATTTGGAGTGATCAGGATCATGGCATTGTTTTTGATGGTTCTGAATCCTATCAGCATTATTTTCTTCAATTAGGAGAAAAAATCGTGGAAGGACTGGAAATAGCCGGTTATGAGCGATGTGACGGTAAAGTAATGTCGTCAGAATCCAGATGGACGAAATCGGTAGATGAATGGAAGGAACAAGTGGTGAATTGGTTGGAAGAAGAAAGCTGGCAATCGCTGAGACACTTTTCCACCTTTTTTGATTCAAGAGTGTTACTGGGAGAAGCCGATTTATTACAGGAATTAAAAGAGGAAACCTTTCAATATATCGATAACAATCCGAAAGTGATACCGAGACTAGTTGACAATGTAGACTTCATTCGCAAGGGAGTCGGTGTCTTCGGTCAATTGTTACCCGAGCAAAGCGGGAAAATGTCAGGTCAGATTAACATTAAAACAACGACGCTTTTTCCTTATATCAATTCATTACGGCTGCTGGCTTTGTGCAATGATTTCAATCAGGCACCTACTATGTCCAGGTTTGAAAATTTAAAGTCTAAGTATCCATTTCTGTCAGATTATCAGATGCTATTTAAGAATTTACTAGCTTTTAAATTCGAGTTCACCAATGATGTGGAAGAATATGAAGAAGTACACTATATTCCTTTGAAAGATTTATCGAAACGTCATAAACAGGAGTTGAAGGAATTTATGAAAAAAGGTACAGAGTTATTTGACCGTACCAAACATACGATTGAAGAAGAGTGTTCGAAATGA
- a CDS encoding exonuclease domain-containing protein → MIMNQMLHFIKQMSGKMTDSSVLAGQSDARKIAYMRNLQRELKQKDVLNTPFKDLSVVVFDIETTGFFPYNGDRILSIGAVKMKGAEILEDQLFYKTIYSALPPPQEIEELTGITAFELNQAATLPDVLKQFFMFVRSDTLVAHHSSHEKQFMKHASWTALKTSFQHRIIDTSFLTKVVSPEIDYVSLDDWCNHHGVEIGNRHHALYDAAATAKLWSENIKIAEEMGFHNLKDIYTHIASLP, encoded by the coding sequence ATGATTATGAATCAGATGCTTCACTTCATAAAGCAAATGTCAGGGAAAATGACGGACAGCAGTGTCTTAGCGGGTCAGTCGGATGCTCGGAAAATTGCCTATATGCGTAATTTGCAACGAGAATTAAAGCAAAAAGACGTTTTGAACACACCTTTTAAAGATCTTTCAGTTGTAGTGTTTGATATTGAAACAACAGGCTTCTTTCCATACAATGGTGATCGAATTCTTTCAATAGGTGCTGTTAAGATGAAAGGGGCAGAAATACTAGAGGATCAGCTATTTTATAAGACCATTTACAGTGCTCTTCCACCGCCACAGGAAATTGAGGAATTAACGGGGATTACAGCCTTCGAATTAAATCAGGCAGCTACTTTACCTGACGTGTTAAAACAATTTTTTATGTTTGTTCGCAGTGATACGTTAGTGGCACATCATTCCAGTCATGAGAAGCAATTTATGAAACATGCCAGCTGGACGGCATTAAAGACGAGTTTTCAACACCGTATTATTGATACATCCTTTCTTACAAAAGTGGTATCACCAGAGATCGACTATGTCTCATTAGATGACTGGTGTAATCATCATGGCGTCGAAATTGGCAACAGACATCATGCATTATATGATGCAGCTGCAACAGCAAAGTTGTGGTCTGAGAATATTAAGATAGCAGAAGAAATGGGTTTTCATAACCTGAAAGATATCTATACGCATATTGCTAGCTTGCCTTAA
- a CDS encoding MerR family transcriptional regulator, which yields MNNDIPDHVAAFPISVVKDLTQLSGRQIRYYEEQGLISPARNKGNRRMFSLNDIDRLKEIKKLIDQGINIAGIKAMLKD from the coding sequence GTGAATAATGATATTCCGGACCATGTAGCGGCTTTTCCGATTAGTGTGGTAAAGGATTTAACGCAATTGAGCGGAAGACAAATCCGATACTATGAGGAACAAGGTTTAATTTCTCCTGCAAGAAATAAAGGGAACCGGAGAATGTTTTCGTTAAATGATATTGACCGACTGAAAGAGATAAAAAAACTCATTGATCAAGGGATCAATATTGCAGGTATTAAGGCAATGCTAAAAGACTAA
- a CDS encoding AbgT family transporter, producing MEKPKRVGFFQRSLNRIEYIGNKLPHPVTLFMLLAFLVLVLSAVISSTGITVENPSNPEEEVAVKNLLNAEGISYIFTSMVDNFINFAPLGVVLVTMLGIGLAERTGMISAALRAFVLSLPKALITAGLVFAGIMSSVATDAGYVLLPPLGAVLFAALGRHPMAGLAAAFAGVSAGFSANLVPTALEPLLGEMTIGAAAIEDPAYADTMNILMNYYFTIASVFLLTLVGTLVTEKIVEPRLGAYTGSFKEEATGLTQVEKKGLKLAGLSLVAGAIAISFLIVPENAPLRGENGAIIESPFMSDGLVPIIFILFFIPGVVYGIVAKNIRNDKDVANHLSDTMGSMGLFIILSFSAGQFVAYFNESNLGIFIGVYGAKFLENISLEGIPLLIVFIIIAGFINIFIGSATAKWAMMASIFVPIMMKLGYSPELTQMAYRIADSSTNIISPLMTYFALIIAFAQKYDKKMGIGTLISTMFPYAIFFMISWTLMLIIWIMFGFDLGPGSSIHYNN from the coding sequence ATGGAGAAACCAAAAAGGGTGGGTTTTTTCCAGCGAAGTCTTAATCGTATCGAATATATTGGTAATAAATTGCCCCACCCAGTAACACTTTTTATGCTATTGGCATTTTTAGTATTAGTTCTATCTGCTGTCATTTCTAGTACAGGTATAACGGTAGAAAATCCGAGTAATCCTGAAGAAGAAGTTGCTGTGAAGAACTTATTAAATGCAGAAGGTATCAGTTATATTTTCACAAGTATGGTGGATAATTTCATTAACTTCGCACCGCTTGGTGTTGTACTTGTGACGATGCTTGGAATTGGTCTTGCCGAAAGAACGGGAATGATCAGTGCAGCATTAAGAGCTTTTGTACTATCTTTGCCAAAAGCATTGATCACTGCAGGGTTAGTGTTTGCAGGTATTATGTCTAGTGTGGCAACAGATGCAGGTTATGTTTTATTACCTCCATTGGGGGCTGTGCTTTTTGCTGCCTTAGGTCGACATCCGATGGCTGGGCTAGCTGCTGCTTTTGCTGGTGTATCAGCAGGTTTTAGTGCAAATTTAGTACCAACAGCATTAGAACCATTATTAGGCGAAATGACTATCGGTGCGGCGGCAATCGAGGATCCTGCTTATGCGGATACAATGAATATTTTAATGAATTATTACTTTACCATTGCATCTGTATTTTTATTAACACTTGTCGGTACTTTGGTGACGGAAAAAATTGTAGAACCAAGATTAGGAGCCTATACGGGAAGCTTTAAAGAAGAAGCTACAGGCTTAACGCAAGTAGAGAAAAAGGGCTTGAAATTAGCAGGACTTTCTTTAGTTGCGGGAGCTATTGCTATTTCCTTTTTAATTGTGCCTGAAAATGCACCGTTAAGAGGGGAGAATGGTGCAATAATTGAGTCTCCATTTATGTCAGATGGTCTTGTTCCAATTATTTTTATTTTGTTCTTCATACCAGGAGTTGTATATGGTATCGTAGCAAAAAATATCCGAAACGACAAAGATGTGGCTAATCACTTATCTGACACGATGGGGTCAATGGGATTGTTCATTATTCTGTCATTTTCTGCTGGTCAGTTTGTTGCGTATTTTAATGAATCGAATCTGGGAATATTTATTGGTGTTTATGGCGCGAAATTCTTAGAGAATATCAGTTTAGAAGGTATTCCGCTATTGATTGTGTTTATTATCATAGCTGGTTTCATAAATATTTTCATCGGTAGTGCAACTGCGAAGTGGGCAATGATGGCTTCGATTTTTGTACCGATTATGATGAAGTTGGGTTATTCACCGGAGTTGACGCAAATGGCATATCGTATTGCTGATTCCTCAACAAATATTATTTCACCTTTGATGACCTATTTTGCATTAATCATTGCGTTCGCGCAGAAATATGATAAGAAGATGGGAATTGGTACCTTGATATCTACGATGTTCCCATATGCAATCTTCTTCATGATCAGCTGGACATTGATGTTGATCATCTGGATAATGTTTGGCTTCGACCTTGGTCCGGGATCATCTATCCATTATAATAACTAG